Sequence from the Sphingomicrobium clamense genome:
GGTGCCGATCATGAAGAATGGCGAAGTCATCGCCGTGCTCGACATCGACAGCCCCGAACCCGACCGCTTCGATAAGGAAGACAAGGACGGCTGCGAGGCGCTGGGCCGAATTTTCGAGAAGGCGCTAGCTTAAACTCTCGACCTGCTCGTCGGTCATCGCACCGGGGATCAGCAGCACGGGGCAGGGCAGGTCGCCCGCGCCCTCGCCGGTGAAATGCTTGACGATTGGGCCGGGATTAGCGCCCTCGGCGGCGCCCAGTACCAGCGCGGCGATGTCGCCCTCGGCGATGCGCTCGCGGATCGCCTTGATCGGGTCGCCTTGTTTCACGGTGAGCTTGGGCGCGGTGCCGGTTTCCTCGACCAGCTGGCCGATCAGGCTGGCGATCTGTGCCTCCAGCCGGACGCGCTCTTCTTCTTCCATCGCGGCCTGTACACCGCCCCACTGGACGAATTCCTGCGGCTCGACGACGGCGAGCACTTCGACCGCGCGATCGGTCTTGGCGGCACGGCGCGCGGCGAAGCGCAATGCGACTTTCGCCTCGGGTGCGTCCTTCATAATGACCAGGTAGGTCTGCATATAGCGGTTCGCCTCCCCTTCGTTGAACGCCGGAACCGACGCTGCGCCAGAAACGCTGGAAGCGCAAGAATCCGCGTGTTCCGCCCGCCGCCCTCTTGACCCCACCCACCGCAATGCGCTTGTGGGGCGCAAGAGCTTCAAAAGGGAAATCCATGGCCACCGAACTCAAGATGCCTGCGCTGTCGCCGACGATGGAAGAAGGCACACTCGCCAAATGGCTCGTGAAAGAGGGCGATGAAGTGTCGTCGGGCGATATTCTCGCCGAGATCGAGACCGACAAGGCGACGATGGAGTTCGAAGCGGTCGACGAGGGCACCGTGCTCAAGATCCTGGTCGACGAAGGCACCGACAATGTCGCGGTCGGCACCGTGATCGCAATGCTGGGCGAGGAAGGCGAGGAAGTGTCCGCGCCGTCCAATGACAAGCCCGAAGCCAAGAGCGCACCCGAAGCCGCGCCGAGCCCCGACAAGGGTTATGGCCGCGACAGCGCGCCCGAACCCGAGACCAAGGAAGTCCCCGCCGAGACGAAGGCCCCCGCCGCGCCGACCAAGTACGGCGAGCGGGTGAAGGCCTCGCCGCTGGCGCGTCGCCTGGCCGAGGCGCAGGGCATCGATCTGACCACCATCACCGGGAGTGGCCCGGGCGGGCGCATCGTGCGCGCCGACCTCGGCGAAGGTGCCGGCGGGGCCAAGGCCGCGCCCAAACAGGCGGCCGCCGCGCCGACTCCGCAGGCTGCGAGCGTCGATCCGGGCGACATTCCGCACAGCGTCGAGAAGCTGTCGAACATGCGCAAGACGATCGCGCGCCGCCTGACCGAGTCCAAGCAGCAGGTGCCGCACATTTATCTCACGGTCGATATCCAGCTCGACAAGCTGCTGAAGCTGCGCAGCGAAATGAATGCCGGGCTCGAAGCGCGCGGGATCAAGCTGTCGGTCAACGACATGCTGATCAAGGCGCTCGGCGTCGCGCTGATGGAAGTGCCCGAGTGTAACGTCAGCTTCGGCGACGGCGAACTGATCAAGTATGAACGCGCCGACATTTCGGTTGCGGTCAGCATTCCCAACGGGCTGATCACGCCCATCGTCGCGGGCGCGAACGACAAGGCGCTGTCGAAAATCTCGACCGAGATGGGCGACCTCGCGGGCCGCGCGAAGGAAGGCAAGCTGCAGCCGCATGAGTATCAGGGCGGCACGGCCTCGCTGTCCAACATGGGCATGTTCGGGATTAAGCAGTTCGAGGCGGTCATCAACCCGCCGCAGGGCATGATCATGGCGATCGGCGCGGGCGAAAAGCGTCCCTATGTGATCGACGACAGCCTCCAGATCGCCACCGTCATGAGCGCCACCGGCAGCTTCGACCATCGCGCCATCGATGGGGCGGACGGCGCAAGGCTGATGCAGGCATTCAAACGACTGGTCGAGAACCCGTTGGGGATGGTGGCTTAGTTGAGCAATCACCTGAAGGCTTGGCGATTGGCCCGAGGCTTCACACAAGAAAGGCTCGCAAACCGCATCTCAACGGGAAAATCTGTCATTTCCGACCTTGAGAAAGGCAAGTTGCGTCTTTCTCAGCCTTGGTTGGAGAAAATCGCTCCCGTATTCGGGACGACGCCCGGAGCAATCCTTGACGGTCCGCCGAATGAATCTGTGAGAGCCCCCCTCATCCGCGTGACCGCCATGCCCTCGGACACCAACCCCTATGGCGGCATCTTCGGTGGGTGGCTGATGAGCCAGATGGCGCTGGCGGCGGGGTCGCTCGCGTCGCGCCATTCGAAGGGCAAGGCGGTGGTCGTGGCCGCGACCGACTTGTCGTTTCCGGGCGCGATGGAGGTGGGGGACGAACTCTCCGTCTACGCCACGCTGGAGCGCGAGGGCACGACCTCGATGACCATCCGCGCCACCGCCAGAGGCCGCGAACGCGACGGGGATCGCGAGTTCGATGTCGCCTCTGGCCTGTTCACCTTTGTCGCGACCACCGCGGACAACAAAAAGCGCCCGGTACGCCGCTGAAACGACTTGTTTACCCTCTTGCGCGAGACTCGGGTGCATGAGTTGGCTCGGTTCTCTCGTGTTCGGCGCATTGCTCGCCTTCATCCTGCCCATGGCGACGGGCGGGCGCGACGGCATCTGGCGCGACAGCTGGGCCGGGGTCGGCACCATCGCGCCGTTCGACCAATCGCCCGGCCTGCTCTTCTCCATCCCGCTCTTCGTCGGCAGCGCTATCGCGCTGCGCCTCTTCTTCAGCTGGCACCGCAACTAGGCGCGCGGCGCGGGGTCTTGTCGCCCTGACGCGCACCAGCTAGTCGGCTCCCAAGACAAAAATCGGGAGCTTGCCACGTGGCCAATTCATACGATCTCATCGTCCTCGGTTCGGGACCCGGCGGCTATGTCGCAGCGATCCGCGCGTCGCAGCTCGGCATGAAGACCGCGATCGTGGAGCGCGAGAGCCTGGGCGGCATCTGTCTCAACTGGGGCTGCATCCCGACGAAGGCGCTGCTGCGCTCGGGCGAGATCCTCCATCACATGAAGCATGCCGAAAAGTTCGGGCTGAAAGCGGACGGGGTCGGCATGGACATCGACAAGGTCGTCGCGCGCAGCCGCGGGGTCGCAAAACAGCTTAACCAGGGCGTCACCGGGTTGATGAAGAAGAACAAGATCGACGTGCACATGGGCACCGGCCACATCGACGGCGTCGGCAAGCTGTCGGTGACCGACGACAAAGGCAAGAAGACGCAGCTGACCGCCAAGAACATCATCGTCGCCACCGGCGCGCGGGCCCGCGACCTGCCATTTGCCGAGACCGATGGCGACAAGATCTGGACCTATCGCCATGCGATGGTGCCCAAGGAAATGCCCAAGGACCTGCTGGTCATCGGCTCGGGCGCGATCGGGATCGAGTTCGCGAGCTTCTACAACGACATGGGCGCAAACGTGACCGTGGTCGAAATGCTCGACCGCATCGTGCCGGTCGAGGACAAGGATATCAGTGCAGAGCTCCAGAAGAGCCTCAAGAAGCAAGGCATGAACATCATGGCGGGCGCGGGGGTCGAAAGCCTCAGCGCGACCAAGAAGGGCGTCACCGCCAAGATCAAGGACGCCAAGGGCAAGGTGGAGGAGAAGACTTTCTCACACTGCATCGTCGCCATCGGCATCGTCCCCAACACCGAGAATATCGGCATCGACAAGTTGGGCGTGAAGACCACCAAGGGTCATGTCGACACCGACGCCATGTGCCGCACCAACGTGAAGGGCATCTGGGCGATCGGCGACGTCACCGCGCCGCCGTGGCTCGCGCACAAGGCCAGCCATGAAGGCATCATCTGCGTCGAAGCGATCGCGCAGGAAGCGGGCAACAAGGATGTCCATCCGCACGCGATGGACGTGAAGAATATCCCGGGCTGCACCTATTGCCACCCGCAGGTCGCGAGCGTCGGCCTCACGGAAGAGAAAGCCAAGGAAGCCGGGCACAAGGTGAAGGTCGGCAAGTTCCCCTTCATCGGCAACGGCAAGGCGATCGCGCTGGGCGAGACCGAGGGCTTCATCAAGACCGTGTTCGATGCGGAGACGGGCGAACTGCTCGGCGCGCACATGATCGGCGCGGAAGTCACCGAGCTGATCCAGGGCTATACCGTCGGGAAGCAGGGCGAGCTGGTCGAGGAAGACTTTATGAACGCCGTCTTCCCGCATCCGACATTGAGCGAAATGATGCACGAAAGCGTCCTCGCCGCCTACGGCCGCGTGCTGCATATCTGACGGAACGACCCGCGCCACTTGTGCGTCTCACCGGCAAGCCAAACGGAAAGGGCTTGTCGTCAAGCGTTCTCACCTCCTTCCCTTGATCGCCGTCTTCGCGCTCGCCGCGTGCGAGGGTGTGCAGGAGTTCGAGGAGGAAGTTGACGAAGAGATTGCGGAAGGCATCGAGCATGTCGGTGAAGGCATCGAACGATTGCTTCCCGACGAGCTATTCGCCAGCGAGGAACTGAAGCGCGCCATCCGCGAGGAGGAGGGCGAACTGGACTTTGTCTATCGCGACGTGACCGGTCGTCCGACCGTCGGCGCGGGGCACCTGGTAAGGCCCGAGGACGGGCTGGCGGTAGGCCAGCGCATCACGCGCGAGCAGTTGGAGAAATTCCTCGAGGACGATGTCAGGCTCGCTGAAGACAATGCGCGGCTGCTGGCCAGGGACACGCCGCTCGCGCAGCATGAATTCGATGCGCTGGTCGACCTGGTCTACAATGTCGGCCCGGGCAATGTGAGCGAGGAGAAAAGCCCCGCGCTCAACGATGCACTCCGGCGACGCGATTATCGCAAGATCGCCGAGAATCTTGTCTATACCAAGGATGCGCTGGGACGACCCGCAGGTGGCCTGGTGCGCCGCTCGGAGCGTCGGCGGCGAATGTTCGAGAAAGGTGATTATGGGCAGCTTCGGTAAATCGATGGCCGCGCTGGGCGTGCTGGCGCTGGCGGCGTGCGACACCGCGACGCCGACCGAGAACGCGATCGAGGAAGCGCAGGGACCCGAAGGCGAAGCCGTCCCGCCGGGCAGCGAGGCCGCGAGCGAATGCCTTGAAGACATCTGGCAGGCCCGCGAAGCGATGGGCGACTTTGACGCCGATGCCGAACGCCGTTTCGACCAGCAGCACGATTCCGCCAAGGGTGGCGCGATCAGCTGCGCGACCGGAACGAGCGCCAGCCAGTTCGAGGCCACGCTGACTGCCCTTCGCGCCGCTGCGACCGATAGCGACCGCGCGGGGCTTCTGGCCGAAGCGGGCATTCCACTGCTTTTCATTTCGGCCGATGGCGAGACGCGCCAGCTCGAGAGCCCCGAAGCGCTCGAGGCTGCGTTCGATACGGTCTTCGCGCCCGCAACGATCGAGAAACTGAGGATCTTGTCGCTCGACGACATGACCGTCGTGCCCGGTAAGGGCGGCTTTTTCGAACTCGGCGCCTTCTGGCTTGTCGTGCCTGAATTGGGGGCGCGACCACAGCTCGCCACGGTCAATGACCAAGCAGCGGCGGAGGCGGCGCTATTGGATGACGGGACGACTTAGCCCTTTCTTAGGGCTTGGGTGCCATCATCGAGCCATGAAGATCGATGCCCGCAAGTTTGCGACCTGGCTGATTGCGCTCGCCATCGTCATGGCGCTCTATTCGCTGGCGAGCGACGGGGAGACACTGCTCGCGAGCGGTTTCGGCGTCGGCATTCTCGTGGTCGGTATGGTCTTTCGACGCGCAATCTTCAGCGCCGTCCACCGCGTCGTGGAAAACACCGTCGACACCCAGGCGACCAAGCTGTTCGGCGAAGCGCGCGACCCGGGCGAGCCGTTCGATTTCGAGGGAGCGATCCAACGGCATCTCGACGCGCGCGAGGACGAGGCGTTCGATCCCGACGCGGCCTTCGACCGCTATATGGCGAAACGCGCCGCCGGCGAGGTCACGCCGCCGCCCGGGACCCAACGCCGAACCTTCGGGCGCAAGGGTATCTGACGCTTTGCTCTTGGCAGCGCACAGGCGCTGCGCCACGGTGCCGCACATGGGCAAGGGCACTCACCAATATGTTCCCGACGAACGCAACGCGTCGGTCCTCATCGACATCAATGGCGACCATATCCCGCGTGAGAAGGCGATGGTCAGCGTCTTCGACAGCGGCTTCATGCTCGGCGACGGGGTATGGGAGGGCATCAGGCTGCATGGCGGGCGGCTGGCCTTTCTCGATCGGCATCTGAAGCGGCTCTATCGCGGTGCCAAGGCGATCCACATGAATATAGGGATCGACGAGGCCGAGATGACGCGGCGACTCTACGCGGTGCTCGATGCCAACGGCATGACCGACGAGGGCGCGCATGTGCGTTTGATGGTGACGCGCGGTGTGCGCTCGACCCCTTATCAGGACCCGCGCGTGGTGGTGGGCGATGCAACCATCGTCATCATCCCCGAGTGGAAGCGCGCTGCGCCCGAAACAGCGACGCGGATGCTTGACCTGTTCACCGTCCATGTCCGGCGCGGTGATCCGGCGGTGCAGGACCCCAAGCTCAATTCGCACAGCAAACTGAACTGCATCACCGCCTGCATCCAGGCGGCCGAAGCAGGCGCGGACGAGGCGCTGATGCTTGACCCGCACGGCTTCGTCGCGACGTGCAATTCGACGCACTTCTTCATCGTGCGCGATGGCGAAATCTGGACGTCGAGCGGCAACTATTGCCTCGACGGCATCACGCGGCAGATCGTGCTCGAAATTGCGCGCGAGGCGGGCATCACGGCGCTGGAGAAAAATTTTTCGCTTACCGAGGTTTATGGGGCCGAAGAGGCGTTCACGACCGGCACCTTCGCGGGCGTCGCGCCGGTGGGGACCATCGATGGGCGCGTGATCGGGACGACGCGCGGACCAATGGTCGAGCGGCTGCAGCAACTCTATCTGGAACGGATTGCCGCCGACGTCGCGGCAGCAGATCGCCCCTTCGAGCAGGCTCAGGGCAGGCCGTGACACTGCGCATCGCCATGTGGTCGGGGCCGCGCAATATCTCGACCGCCATGATGCGCGCCTTCTCGAGTCGCCCCGACACCCATGTGAGCGACGAGCCCTTTTATGGCGCCTTTCTCAAGGCGACGGGCGAACCGCATCCAATGGCGGCCGAGACCATCGCCGACATGGATTGCGACTGGCGCTCGGTCGCTCAGAAGCAAAAGGGTGATCCGCCCGACGGGTCGGCGGTCTGGTACCAAAAGCATATGCCTCACCACATGGTCGGCGAGATCGGCCTTGGGGAGTTTCTTGAAAGCCATCGCCACGCCTTCCTGATCCGCGCGCCAGAGTGCGTGGTGGCGAGCTATCGCAAGAAGAACGAATTGCGCGAGCCCGAGATGCTCGGCTTCGCGCAGGTCCGCGACTATGTCGAGCAGGTCATCGAAGCGACTGGCGACGTGCCGCCGATCGTCGACAGCGACGATATCTTGGAAGATCCGGAAACGATGCTGCGCAAATTGTGTGCTGCTCTGGGCCTCGATTGGAACGTGGCCATGCTGTCCTGGGAGGAGGGGCCGCACCCGCAGGACGGTGTGTGGGGCGCGCACTGGTACGATCGCGTCAACCGGTCGACGGGTTTTGCGGGGGCGCCGGGGCCGATGCCCGAGTTGGAAGGTGACTATGCCCGCGTCGCCGAGGCGTGCGCTGCCGACTATGCGTGGCTGCACGAACGGGCCATCGCCTAGTCGCTGACGGTGTAGTCGAAGCTTATCTCGCCCTCGCTCGGACGGCTGAACTCCAGCAAGTGCGTCTTGCCATCTGCAGTCCAGCCAAGTCGCCCATTGCGTCCCGCCGTGTCCACGGCGTTTGCCGAGACATCGACAGCGAAATCCTCGCCGAAGGCGAACAGGGTCGCGGCGGCCTGGCAATTCGCACGTTGAAGTCGATAGCCGATCGCCGCGTTGGCCATGATCTTCTTGTAACCGCGTGAGAACCAGCCCTGATAGCGCGGTTCCTTGCGGCCCGAAACGCAGTCCGCCGCCTTGGCCGATCCGAGCAACGGAGCGATCTGCAGCGGCACGTCATACGAAGGGAGGTCGACTGCAAAGCGCAGGCCATCCTGTCGCGCTTCCAACCCCGGCGCGAGGTGGAACCACTGGGTCGCGTCGTGGCGCTTTCCGAGATTATTTTTGAACCAGTCGAAGCAGACCAGCCACCGGCCCGGCGCCATAACGAGCAGCCGCGCATGGCGCATCCCCTCGAAGTGTCGCGCCTCGGTCTCGAACGCGATCAGGCTGGTATCGTCGGCGACAAAGCTGCGTCCGGTCGCGCTGCCGAACGGCTTTACGCCCTGACGGGGATAATTCTCGCCGTCGAACTCGAGGCAGTTATGCGCGCGGGTGGACTCGCAATAGATGCGATATGGATCGCTGTACCAGAAGCCGTCTTTTCGCAGTTTCGAGCCCGCTTCGGTTTTGCCGACATAGCCGTAGCGCCCGGCATCGACGAGGATCGGCTGGCCGCGATCGCTCCAGATGAAACCGAGCGTGTCGGCATGTTTGTGCGTGCGCGAGTGGAAGCCGGCCTGCTGGAGCAGGTAGCTGTCGGTCGCGAAGGTCGGCTCTGTCTTCTGCGGGACACGGGCGGCGAAATAGCCGGCATCGCGAAACGCCGCGATGGGGGTGGCGGGCGGTGTGCCGATGCGCCCGGCAGTCGCGGCGTAGCGCATCTCTTCGCTCTTCCATTGCCGACGGGCGAGCTTGCGCGGTCGAATGACCAGCTGATGGTCGGAATCGCCGATATTGGCGATGTGTCCGTTGGGCTGCACGAACCAGGAGAGGGCTCGCTCGATCCGATCGGCGAAGGCAATGATCGCATCATCCTCGACCAGCCCAGCATCGATCAGCGCCTGCACGGTCGAGTAGACCATTCGGTGATAGTCGGGCGAATGCTCCATATGGGCGCCGTCATCGCCGAACTGCTGATGGATCATCCTGTCGAGCCGCGCCTGCCCCTGCCTCTTCGCGCGGGCCATTTCGGGAGCCTCATCGGCATAGCGCCGCGCCATCGCGAGCTGCCCTGCAACCTGGTAGAAGCCGTGATTGTTATGGAACATGATGTTGTCGTCGTCGGCTAGGTAGCCGGCGTGGAGCAGGAGGGTCGACCAGAGGAGGTCGCGCTCCTCTGACGAGCCGAGGTCGGCCTCGCGCATCGCCTCGAGCAAATAAGCGAGGCGATAGGCGCGTAGTCCCGCCGCCATGTCGTACCAGGCCATGTCGGTCTCGCCCGAGGGCGCTGCCATCGACGCCCTGTTCCCGTAGCGCCGCGACCAGTCGAGCGCGACCTCTGCCGACTTGGCGAGATAGTCGCTATCGCCCGTGATCGAGTGCGCCATGAGCGGCAGGTCGAGCATGTCGAGCGAATGGGCGTGATAGTTGCGCGAACGTTCGGACTGGTCGTGGAGGATCCAGCGCTCGTCGTCATCGGGTGACGTGGGGTCAAAGAAGCCCACCCACGGCCCGCGTCGATATTGGGCGTCCGCTTGCTTCTGGACCTCGCCCGGATCGAGCTTGAAGAAATTTTCGTATGCGAACATGAACTGAGATGATCACCTGGAATGGCGGGATGCGGGGCATCCCCTATCGCACCGTCAGGCCGAGCGAAAGCGGGAAAGCGTGGGTCAGGCGGGCAGCGGGGGATCGGCTCTCTTCGCCCCGCACCCCGTTGACCTTCAAGGCGAATCCTCCTAAGGGGCCGCTCGTCCGACGCGAACGCCAGTCATTGGCGCGATCCGACGACGCAAAATAGAGCTGAACAATGGCATGCGCCGCGAAGGGTTACCGCCCGTCAAGCCGGGAGGGAGAGCCTTCGTTGGTTTTGCGTATGTCAAAGTAACCGCAAAGAGAAGGTGAAGGCTTCATGCCGACGATTAACCAGTTGGTCCGCAAGGGCCGTACCAAGCAGGTTGCCAAGAGCAAAGTGCCTGCAATGGAGCAGAACCCGCAGAAGCGCGGCGTCTGCACCCGTGTCTACACCACCACCCCGAAGAAGCCGAACTCGGCGCTTCGTAAGGTTGCCAAGGTCCGCCTGACCAACCAGCGCGAAGTCATTTCGTACATTCCGGGTGAAGGCCACAACCTCCAGGAACACAGCGTCGTGCTGATCCGCGGCGGCCGTGTGCGCGACCTTCCGGGTGTGCGCTACCACGTGCTGCGTGGCGTGCTCGATACGCAGGGTGTCAAGGACCGCCGCCAGAGCCGTTCGAAGTACGGCGCCAAGCGTCCCAAGTAACTGGATCGTCGGTGCGCGCCGCCTGCTGATGGCCGGCGCCCCGCTCAGATAAGGATAAGACTATGTCCCGTCGTCGTCGCCCTGAAAAGCGCGTCATTCTCCCCGATCCCAAGTTCGGGGACCTCGTCCTGTCGAAGTTCATGAATTCGGTCATGCTCGACGGCAAGAAATCCGTCGCAGAACGCATCGTCTACGGTGCCCTCGACAATGTCGAAGCCCGCATGAAGAAGGACCCGCTGGGCGTCTTCCATGAAGCGCTTCAGAACATCAAGCCGGGCGTCGAAGTGCGCAGCCGCCGCGTCGGTGGTGCGACGTACCAGGTCCCCGTCGAAGTGCGCGCCGAGCGTGCCCAGGCGCTGGCCATTCGCTGGCTCATCGGTGCCGCGCGTTCGCGTCCCGAAAAGACCATGGCCGCCCGTCTCTCGGGTGAGCTGATGGACGCCTCGCAGAACCGCGGCAACGCTGTGAAGAAGCGCGAAGATACGCACCGCATGGCGGAAGCGAACCGCGCCTTCTCGCACTACCGCTGGTAACAAGAATGACATGCCGGGCTGCCACAGGGCGGCTCGGCATCACCCCCGTAAAGGAAGATTATCATGGCCCGCAGCCATCCCATCGAGCGCTATCGTAATATCGGTATCATGGCGCACATCGACGCCGGCAAGACCACGACGACCGAGCGTATCCTCTATTACACCGGTAAATCGTACAAGATCGGCGAAGTCCATGACGGCGCCGCCACGATGGACTGGATGGAGCAGGAGCAGGAGCGCGGCATCACCATCACGTCGGCCGCCACGACCACCTTCTGGACGGTCAAGGATGGCGACGATGTCGGTGCAGAGCATCGCATCAACATCATCGACACGCCCGGCCACGTCGACTTCACCATCGAAGTCGAGCGTTCGCTGCGCGTGCTCGACGGCGCGGTCGCGGTGTTCGACGGCGTTGCGGGCGTAGAGCCGCAGTCGGAAACGGTGTGGCGCCAGGCGGACAAGTACAAGGTTCCGCGGATGTGCTTCATCAACAAGCTCGACCGCACCGGTGCCGATTTCTATTATTGCGTGAAGTCGATCGTCGATCGTCTCGGCGCGACCCCGCTGGTCCTTGCCCTGCCGATCGGCTCGGAGGACAAGCTCAAAGGCATCGTCGACCTGGTCAAGATGCGCGCTGTCGTCTGGAAGGACGAGAGCCTGGGCGCCGAGTTCGTCTACGAAGACATTCCCGCCGACATGGCCGACAAGGCCGCCGAGTATCGTGAGAAGCTCGTCGAACTCGCCGTCGAACAAGACGACGACGTGATGATGGCCTACCTCGAAGGCGAAGAGCCCGACGTCGCGACGCTCAAGCAGCTCATCCGCAAGGGTACGCTCGGCCGTGCGTTCGTTCCCGTGCTGTGCGGCTCGGCGTTCAAGAACAAGGGCGTGCAGCCCCTGCTCGACGCCGTCGTCGACTATATGCCTTCGCCGATCGACGTTCCGCCGATCGAAGGTGTCATCCCCGACACCGAAGAAAAGGACACGCGTCCCAGCTCGGACGAAGCGCCTTTCTCGGCGCTGGCCTTCAAGATCATGAACGACCCGTTCGTCGGCTCGCTCACCTTCGCCCGCATCTACTCGGGCAAGCTCTCCAAGGGCACGGTCCTGAACTCGGTGAAGGACAAGAAGGAAAAGATCGGCCGCATGCTGCTGATGCACTCGAACAACCGCGAGGACATTGAAGAAGCATTCGCCGGCGACATCGTCGCCATCGCGGGCCTGAAGGAAACCACTACGGGCGACACGCTGTGTGCATCGTCGAAGCCGATCATCCTCGAGCGCATGGAGTTCCCGGACCCCGTGATCGAGCTGTCGGTCGAACCCAAGACCAAGGCTGACCAGGAAAAGATGGGCGTCGCGCTCAATCGCCTGGCCGCCGAAGACCCCAGCTTCCGCGTGACGACCGACCACGAAAGCGGTCAGACGATCATCAAGGGCATGGGCGAGCTTCACCTCGACATTCTCGTCGATCGCATGAAGCGCGAGTTCAAGGTCGAAGCGAATGTCGGTGCGCCGCAGGTGGCCTATCGTGAATCGCTCAAGAAGCCGGTCGAGCTGACCTACACCCACAAGAAGCAGTCGGGTGGTTCGGGTCAGTTCGGTGAAGTGAAGGTCAAGCTCACCCCGGGTGAGCGCGGCGCCGGCATCACCTTCACCGACAACGTCAAGGGCGGTAACATTCCGAAGGAATATATCCCGTCGGTCGAAAAGGGCATGCGCGAAACCGCAGAAACCGGCTCGCTCATCGGCTTCCCAATCATCGACTTCGACATCGAGCTGCTCGACGGTAAGTATCACGACGTCGACTCGTCGGCGCTGGCGTTCGAAATCACGGGTCGTGCCGCGATGCGCGAAGCCGCACAGCGTGCGGGCATCAAGCTGCTCGAGCCGGTGATGAAGGTTGAAGTCGTGACCCCCGAGGACTATCTCGGCGACGTCATCGGCGACTTGAACAGCCGTCGTGGCCAGATCCAGGGCACCGACAGCCGCGGCAACGCACAGGTCGTCGAAGCCATGGTCCCGCTGGCGAACATGTTCGGCTACATCAACGAGCTGCGCAGCTTCACCTCGGGTCGTGCCCAATATTCGATGCAGTTCTCGCACTATGACGAAGTGCCGCAGAACGTTGCGGACGAATTGAAGGCGAAGATGGCCTAACGGGGCTAGCGTAACCCGAAAATACTCGTTAAGGGCGCACCCGTCTCCAAGGGCGGGTCGCCCGGAACACCTTAGATAGAAGATACGAAAAGAGGCGTATAATGGCGAAGGCAAAATTCGAGCGGAACAAACCGCACGTCAACATCGGCACCATCGGTCACGTCGACCACGGCAAGACCTCGCTGACCGCGGCGATCACCAAGACCCTGGCGGAAGCCGGCAAGTCGGAAAAGGTCGATTTCGAAAACATCGACAAGGCCCCGGAAGAGCGCGAGCGCGGCATCACCATTTCGACGGCGCACGTCGAATATGAAACCGACAACCGCCACTATGCGCACGTCGACTGCCCGGGTCACGCCGACTATGTGAAGAACATGATCACCGGTGCCGCCCAGATGGACGGCGCGATCCTCGTGGTTTCGGCCGCTGACGGCCCCATGCCGCAGACCAAGGAGCACATCCTGCTCGCCAAGCAGGTCGGCGTTCCGACCATGGTCGTGTGGCTCAACAAGGTCGACCAGGTCGACGATCCCGAGCTTCTCGAACTCGTCGAACTCGAAATCCGCGAAGAACTTTCGAAGCGTGACTTCGACGGCGACAACATTCCGATCATCGCCGGTTCGGCGCTTGCTGCTCTCGAAGACAGCAACCGTGAA
This genomic interval carries:
- the rpsG gene encoding 30S ribosomal protein S7; the protein is MSRRRRPEKRVILPDPKFGDLVLSKFMNSVMLDGKKSVAERIVYGALDNVEARMKKDPLGVFHEALQNIKPGVEVRSRRVGGATYQVPVEVRAERAQALAIRWLIGAARSRPEKTMAARLSGELMDASQNRGNAVKKREDTHRMAEANRAFSHYRW
- the rpsL gene encoding 30S ribosomal protein S12, with amino-acid sequence MPTINQLVRKGRTKQVAKSKVPAMEQNPQKRGVCTRVYTTTPKKPNSALRKVAKVRLTNQREVISYIPGEGHNLQEHSVVLIRGGRVRDLPGVRYHVLRGVLDTQGVKDRRQSRSKYGAKRPK
- a CDS encoding heparinase II/III domain-containing protein, yielding MFAYENFFKLDPGEVQKQADAQYRRGPWVGFFDPTSPDDDERWILHDQSERSRNYHAHSLDMLDLPLMAHSITGDSDYLAKSAEVALDWSRRYGNRASMAAPSGETDMAWYDMAAGLRAYRLAYLLEAMREADLGSSEERDLLWSTLLLHAGYLADDDNIMFHNNHGFYQVAGQLAMARRYADEAPEMARAKRQGQARLDRMIHQQFGDDGAHMEHSPDYHRMVYSTVQALIDAGLVEDDAIIAFADRIERALSWFVQPNGHIANIGDSDHQLVIRPRKLARRQWKSEEMRYAATAGRIGTPPATPIAAFRDAGYFAARVPQKTEPTFATDSYLLQQAGFHSRTHKHADTLGFIWSDRGQPILVDAGRYGYVGKTEAGSKLRKDGFWYSDPYRIYCESTRAHNCLEFDGENYPRQGVKPFGSATGRSFVADDTSLIAFETEARHFEGMRHARLLVMAPGRWLVCFDWFKNNLGKRHDATQWFHLAPGLEARQDGLRFAVDLPSYDVPLQIAPLLGSAKAADCVSGRKEPRYQGWFSRGYKKIMANAAIGYRLQRANCQAAATLFAFGEDFAVDVSANAVDTAGRNGRLGWTADGKTHLLEFSRPSEGEISFDYTVSD
- the fusA gene encoding elongation factor G, whose protein sequence is MARSHPIERYRNIGIMAHIDAGKTTTTERILYYTGKSYKIGEVHDGAATMDWMEQEQERGITITSAATTTFWTVKDGDDVGAEHRINIIDTPGHVDFTIEVERSLRVLDGAVAVFDGVAGVEPQSETVWRQADKYKVPRMCFINKLDRTGADFYYCVKSIVDRLGATPLVLALPIGSEDKLKGIVDLVKMRAVVWKDESLGAEFVYEDIPADMADKAAEYREKLVELAVEQDDDVMMAYLEGEEPDVATLKQLIRKGTLGRAFVPVLCGSAFKNKGVQPLLDAVVDYMPSPIDVPPIEGVIPDTEEKDTRPSSDEAPFSALAFKIMNDPFVGSLTFARIYSGKLSKGTVLNSVKDKKEKIGRMLLMHSNNREDIEEAFAGDIVAIAGLKETTTGDTLCASSKPIILERMEFPDPVIELSVEPKTKADQEKMGVALNRLAAEDPSFRVTTDHESGQTIIKGMGELHLDILVDRMKREFKVEANVGAPQVAYRESLKKPVELTYTHKKQSGGSGQFGEVKVKLTPGERGAGITFTDNVKGGNIPKEYIPSVEKGMRETAETGSLIGFPIIDFDIELLDGKYHDVDSSALAFEITGRAAMREAAQRAGIKLLEPVMKVEVVTPEDYLGDVIGDLNSRRGQIQGTDSRGNAQVVEAMVPLANMFGYINELRSFTSGRAQYSMQFSHYDEVPQNVADELKAKMA